The following coding sequences lie in one Arthrobacter sp. PGP41 genomic window:
- the tilS gene encoding tRNA lysidine(34) synthetase TilS: MAPVVGKARKAVQDALAQAGYPRHVLVACSGGPDSLALAAVAAYFARRGHVDGHPVTVGAVVVDHQLQEGSAGVAAETARALRDLGLAPVEIRAVSVATAGMGPEAAAREARHQALEAAAAGQGAGAILLGHTLDDQAEQVLLGLARGSGTRSLAGMRPERGLLLRPFLGLRRADTEEICEVEQLQPWHDPTNSDPAFARSRTRVEVLPHLEEKLGPGVAESLARTASILQLDADYLEDVAETTFAALVERNGAEVSLPEEALRALAPAIRYRVIAKAAADVGGQQPGYQRLLAAEALLRRKGSAGPVELPGGVGAYRLSLAQLEAAGAVDGPAASDNPVPREAARCGKLVFRPQKPPAK; encoded by the coding sequence CTGGCGCCCGTCGTCGGCAAAGCGCGGAAAGCGGTCCAGGACGCCTTGGCGCAGGCGGGTTACCCGCGGCATGTCCTGGTAGCCTGCAGCGGCGGACCCGACTCCCTGGCGCTGGCCGCCGTCGCCGCCTACTTTGCCCGGCGCGGGCACGTGGACGGCCACCCGGTCACGGTGGGAGCGGTGGTGGTGGACCACCAGCTGCAGGAAGGGTCCGCCGGCGTGGCCGCGGAAACCGCGCGGGCACTGCGGGACCTGGGGCTTGCCCCCGTGGAGATCCGTGCCGTGAGCGTGGCAACGGCCGGCATGGGTCCTGAGGCAGCGGCCCGGGAAGCCAGGCACCAAGCGCTCGAAGCCGCCGCCGCCGGTCAGGGCGCCGGAGCCATCCTGCTGGGCCACACCCTGGACGACCAGGCTGAACAGGTGCTCCTTGGCCTTGCCCGCGGCTCCGGCACACGCTCCCTTGCCGGCATGAGGCCGGAGCGGGGCCTCCTGCTGAGGCCGTTCCTGGGGCTCCGGCGGGCGGATACGGAAGAGATCTGCGAGGTGGAGCAGCTGCAGCCCTGGCATGATCCCACCAATTCGGACCCGGCCTTCGCGCGTTCCCGTACCCGGGTGGAGGTGCTCCCGCACCTGGAAGAAAAACTGGGCCCGGGCGTGGCCGAATCCCTTGCCCGGACCGCTTCAATCCTCCAGCTGGACGCCGACTACCTTGAAGACGTGGCGGAAACCACGTTCGCAGCGCTCGTTGAACGGAACGGCGCCGAAGTGAGCCTCCCGGAGGAGGCGTTGCGCGCCCTGGCCCCGGCCATCAGGTACCGCGTCATCGCCAAGGCGGCGGCCGACGTCGGCGGGCAGCAGCCCGGCTACCAGCGCCTTTTGGCGGCGGAGGCGCTGCTGAGGCGAAAGGGCTCCGCCGGACCGGTTGAGCTGCCCGGCGGGGTGGGCGCCTACCGCCTGTCCCTGGCACAGCTGGAAGCGGCCGGAGCCGTTGACGGGCCGGCTGCATCCGATAACCCCGTTCCCCGCGAAGCGGCCCGCTGTGGGAAGCTAGTATTCCGGCCTCAAAAACCGCCCGCAAAATAG
- the ftsH gene encoding ATP-dependent zinc metalloprotease FtsH yields the protein MKAKNFFKGPGIWIVVVVGLLLVAFATLAPGGAARIDTDKGLELLSGNQVEQAKIFDGENRVDLTLKDNLQLDGQDKGKSVQFFFVDARALDVVKAVTDAKPAQGYTDQPIESNWFSGLLSLLIPVILLGALFWFLMTRMQGGGSKIMQFGKSKAKMVSKDMPQVTFADVAGSDEAVEELQEIKEFLQEPAKFQAVGAKIPKGVLLYGPPGTGKTLLARAVAGEAGVPFFSISGSDFVEMFVGVGASRVRDLFEQAKANSPAIIFVDEIDAVGRHRGAGIGGGNDEREQTLNQLLVEMDGFDVKTNVILIAATNRPDVLDPALLRPGRFDRQIGVDAPDMIGRDQILQVHAKGKPMAPGVDLKAVAKKTPGYTGADLANVLNEAALLTARSNANLIDDRALDEAIDRVMAGPQKRSRVMKEHERKITAYHEGGHALVAAALRNSAPVTKITILPRGRALGYTMVVPDNDKYSVTRNELLDQMAYAMGGRVAEEIVFHDPSTGASNDIEKATGTARKMVTEYGMSERVGAVRLGQGGGEPFLGRDAGHERNYSDQIAYVVDEEVRRLIDQAHDEAYAILTENRDVLDRLALELLERETLNQAEIADIFRDIRKRDFREVWLSKESRPVQMAGPVESRQERAEREAQEEAKKARLDEPLDAQPPHPQGVPEDAPFQGGVTDAGPDALRG from the coding sequence ATGAAAGCTAAGAACTTCTTCAAAGGCCCGGGCATCTGGATCGTCGTTGTGGTCGGTCTGCTCCTGGTGGCCTTTGCAACGCTAGCCCCCGGCGGTGCCGCACGGATCGACACCGACAAGGGCCTGGAACTGCTCTCCGGAAACCAAGTGGAGCAGGCCAAGATCTTCGACGGCGAAAACCGCGTGGACCTGACTTTGAAGGACAACCTGCAGCTTGACGGGCAGGACAAGGGCAAGAGCGTCCAGTTCTTCTTCGTGGACGCCCGTGCGCTGGACGTGGTCAAGGCGGTAACGGACGCCAAGCCTGCCCAGGGCTACACGGACCAGCCCATCGAGAGCAACTGGTTCTCCGGCCTGCTCTCCCTCCTGATTCCCGTCATCCTCCTGGGCGCCCTGTTCTGGTTCCTCATGACCCGCATGCAGGGCGGCGGCTCCAAGATCATGCAGTTCGGCAAGTCCAAGGCCAAGATGGTCAGCAAGGACATGCCGCAGGTGACGTTCGCCGACGTCGCAGGATCCGACGAGGCAGTTGAGGAACTCCAGGAAATCAAGGAATTCCTGCAGGAGCCCGCCAAGTTCCAGGCCGTTGGCGCCAAGATTCCCAAGGGCGTGCTGCTGTACGGCCCTCCCGGTACCGGCAAGACCCTCCTGGCTCGCGCAGTCGCGGGTGAGGCCGGCGTCCCCTTCTTCTCCATCTCCGGCTCCGACTTCGTGGAAATGTTCGTCGGCGTAGGCGCCTCCCGCGTCCGCGACCTCTTCGAGCAGGCCAAAGCCAACTCCCCGGCCATCATCTTCGTTGACGAGATCGACGCCGTGGGCCGTCACCGTGGCGCCGGCATCGGCGGCGGCAACGACGAACGCGAGCAGACCCTCAACCAGCTGCTGGTGGAGATGGACGGCTTCGACGTCAAGACCAACGTCATCCTCATCGCCGCCACCAACCGGCCCGACGTGCTGGACCCCGCACTGCTGCGCCCGGGACGCTTCGACCGCCAGATCGGCGTGGACGCACCGGACATGATCGGCCGCGACCAGATCCTGCAGGTACATGCCAAAGGCAAGCCGATGGCACCGGGAGTGGACCTCAAGGCCGTGGCGAAAAAGACTCCCGGCTACACCGGCGCGGACCTCGCCAACGTCCTGAACGAAGCCGCCCTCCTCACCGCCCGCTCCAACGCGAACCTCATCGACGACCGCGCGCTGGATGAAGCCATTGACCGCGTCATGGCCGGACCGCAGAAGCGCAGCCGCGTCATGAAGGAGCACGAACGGAAGATCACCGCCTACCACGAAGGCGGGCACGCCCTCGTCGCAGCCGCACTGCGGAACTCCGCCCCGGTCACCAAGATCACCATCCTTCCCCGTGGCCGCGCCCTGGGCTACACCATGGTGGTGCCGGACAACGACAAGTACTCCGTGACCCGCAACGAACTGCTTGACCAGATGGCCTACGCCATGGGCGGCCGCGTGGCCGAGGAGATCGTGTTCCACGACCCGTCCACCGGAGCTTCCAACGACATCGAGAAAGCCACCGGCACCGCCCGCAAGATGGTCACCGAATACGGCATGAGCGAGCGGGTTGGCGCTGTCCGGCTTGGCCAGGGCGGCGGCGAGCCGTTCCTGGGCCGCGACGCCGGGCACGAGCGCAACTACTCGGACCAGATCGCCTACGTGGTGGACGAGGAAGTGCGCCGCCTCATAGACCAGGCCCATGACGAGGCCTACGCCATCCTTACCGAGAACCGGGACGTCCTGGACCGGCTGGCCCTGGAACTGCTGGAACGCGAAACGCTGAACCAGGCCGAGATCGCCGACATCTTCAGGGACATCCGCAAGCGCGACTTCCGCGAGGTGTGGCTGTCCAAGGAGAGCCGCCCGGTCCAGATGGCGGGCCCCGTGGAGTCCCGCCAGGAAAGGGCGGAGCGGGAGGCCCAGGAAGAGGCCAAGAAGGCGCGCCTGGATGAGCCGTTGGACGCGCAGCCGCCGCACCCGCAGGGTGTCCCCGAGGACGCCCCGTTCCAGGGCGGGGTAACGGACGCGGGGCCCGACGCCCTTCGCGGCTAA
- a CDS encoding zinc-dependent metalloprotease, translated as MEPTARESSAQTLSATAQSLINWDLAASTAARLAPAGPVLSEAAMGEAVDSLRRLADVSVEHVHQITGLEAARDLRDSSVLVVDRASWAKANTQSFAVMLKPAMEKMLENRRGTLSPGAASVSGAITGSQLGAVLAFLASKVLGQYDPFAALAEGSTAPPGGRLLLVAPNIVAVERELNVAPEDFRLWVCLHEQTHRVQFAAAPWLRRHMLEQIDELSVHLLGNVDSLMERATAAARSLKDRTASGNTPGRGAILDLLQDPEEKAAISHLTAVMSLLEGHANVVMDAVDASIIPSVKTIRQRFNDRGKDRGVIEKFIRSLLGLDAKMRQYSDGARFVRAVVDVAGMEGFNKVWESADHLPTEPEIHDAKLWLERMGL; from the coding sequence ATGGAGCCCACTGCACGCGAGTCGTCAGCCCAGACGTTGTCCGCCACGGCACAGTCCCTGATCAACTGGGACCTCGCCGCCTCCACCGCCGCACGCCTGGCCCCGGCCGGGCCCGTGCTCAGCGAGGCCGCCATGGGTGAGGCCGTGGACAGCCTGCGCCGCTTGGCGGATGTGTCCGTTGAACACGTCCACCAGATCACCGGGCTGGAGGCGGCGCGCGACCTCCGGGACTCCTCCGTGCTGGTGGTGGACCGGGCGTCATGGGCCAAAGCCAACACCCAGAGCTTCGCCGTGATGCTCAAGCCCGCCATGGAGAAGATGCTGGAAAACCGGCGCGGCACGCTGAGCCCCGGCGCCGCCAGCGTCAGCGGGGCCATCACCGGAAGCCAGCTCGGCGCCGTCCTGGCATTCCTGGCCAGCAAGGTCCTGGGACAGTACGATCCCTTCGCCGCGCTCGCGGAGGGGTCCACCGCCCCTCCCGGCGGAAGGCTCCTCCTTGTTGCCCCCAACATCGTGGCCGTGGAGCGCGAACTCAACGTCGCCCCTGAGGATTTCCGCCTCTGGGTGTGCCTGCACGAGCAGACCCACCGCGTGCAGTTTGCCGCGGCCCCCTGGCTGCGGCGCCACATGCTGGAGCAGATCGACGAACTCAGCGTGCACCTGCTTGGCAACGTCGACTCCCTGATGGAGCGGGCCACCGCCGCCGCACGCTCGCTGAAGGACCGCACCGCCTCCGGCAACACCCCCGGCCGCGGTGCCATCCTGGACCTACTCCAGGACCCGGAGGAAAAGGCGGCCATCTCGCACCTCACCGCCGTGATGAGCCTGCTCGAAGGCCACGCGAACGTGGTGATGGATGCCGTGGACGCGAGCATCATCCCGTCCGTGAAGACCATCCGGCAGCGGTTCAACGACCGCGGCAAGGACCGCGGCGTGATCGAAAAGTTCATCCGCAGCCTCCTTGGCCTGGACGCCAAAATGCGCCAATACTCGGACGGCGCCAGGTTTGTGCGTGCGGTGGTGGACGTGGCCGGCATGGAAGGCTTCAACAAGGTGTGGGAGTCCGCAGACCACCTGCCCACCGAACCGGAGATCCACGACGCCAAGCTGTGGCTTGAGCGGATGGGACTCTGA
- the dacB gene encoding D-alanyl-D-alanine carboxypeptidase/D-alanyl-D-alanine endopeptidase, with protein MTKTIGTDQQHGRVRQAALGAITGLRRAWPLVLLSALLVALAVPAALLVAPGFLGPEAPAPAPAAPGWQQAPATLSARQGLPTLDASAAVPAQPAVTARLDPLLKADGGGTFTALVQDALTGQVLFDRGGSEGRVPASNMKLLTAVAALRSLGPGHRFSTTVVAGAAPGQVVLVGGGDVLVGPGESNPERTIGHAGLATLAAGTVEALKADGASGELKVLVDDSLFSGPALNPAWDSGDVAAGEVAPLFPLALNSARYDPAVTTGPRPQDSAMTAAEEFAARLRTAGADAGLTVAAGVERSPQPAGAGAAAARTAATAAPGEGSSEPRVLAEVQSATVAEQVEVMLQDSDNYLAEALGRLTALADGLPGSNDGATAAVRAQLSAAGLATDAMKLVDVCGLAMGNQVSARQFAEVVRAITSGTDTRLRAALDGFPVAGLTGTLDTRYGGDATAGGAGLVRAKTGTLNTVLALSGYVVDADGRLLVFSFIGNGLTPGAAGNKEALDRAATALAGCGCR; from the coding sequence ATGACCAAAACAATAGGCACGGACCAGCAGCACGGCCGTGTCCGGCAGGCAGCGCTGGGGGCCATCACCGGGCTGCGGCGCGCCTGGCCCCTGGTCCTGCTGTCGGCGCTCCTGGTTGCCCTTGCCGTCCCGGCGGCCCTGCTGGTGGCTCCCGGCTTCCTGGGTCCCGAGGCCCCTGCCCCCGCCCCTGCTGCGCCCGGGTGGCAGCAGGCGCCCGCCACGCTCTCGGCCCGGCAGGGCCTGCCCACCCTCGATGCTTCGGCTGCCGTCCCGGCCCAGCCGGCAGTCACGGCGCGGCTGGATCCGCTGTTAAAGGCCGACGGCGGCGGAACGTTTACAGCGCTGGTCCAGGATGCGTTGACCGGCCAGGTCCTGTTTGACCGCGGTGGATCGGAAGGCCGCGTTCCGGCGTCCAACATGAAACTGCTCACTGCGGTCGCCGCCCTGCGGTCCCTGGGGCCCGGGCACCGCTTCAGCACAACAGTTGTTGCCGGCGCGGCGCCTGGACAGGTGGTGCTGGTGGGCGGCGGCGACGTTCTCGTGGGGCCGGGCGAGTCGAACCCCGAACGGACGATCGGCCACGCCGGCCTGGCAACCCTGGCTGCCGGCACGGTGGAGGCGCTGAAGGCGGACGGCGCGTCCGGGGAGCTCAAGGTCCTGGTGGACGACTCCCTTTTCTCCGGACCCGCGCTGAACCCTGCCTGGGACAGCGGGGATGTGGCGGCCGGCGAGGTGGCGCCCTTGTTCCCCCTGGCCCTGAACTCAGCCCGTTACGATCCCGCCGTCACCACCGGTCCGCGCCCGCAGGACTCCGCCATGACTGCAGCCGAGGAGTTTGCCGCCCGGCTGCGAACGGCAGGCGCCGACGCGGGACTCACTGTGGCAGCCGGCGTCGAACGCTCACCCCAGCCGGCGGGAGCAGGCGCGGCGGCAGCACGCACGGCGGCAACGGCCGCTCCCGGGGAGGGCTCCAGTGAACCGCGCGTGCTGGCGGAAGTGCAGTCCGCCACCGTGGCCGAGCAGGTGGAAGTGATGCTGCAGGACTCGGACAACTACCTGGCGGAAGCATTGGGCCGGCTCACGGCACTGGCGGACGGCCTGCCCGGCAGCAACGACGGTGCCACGGCAGCAGTCCGGGCGCAGCTCTCTGCAGCCGGCCTCGCCACGGATGCCATGAAACTGGTGGACGTCTGTGGACTGGCCATGGGTAACCAGGTCTCGGCCCGGCAGTTTGCCGAGGTGGTGCGGGCCATTACGTCGGGCACGGACACCAGGCTGCGGGCGGCGCTGGACGGATTCCCGGTGGCCGGCCTCACCGGAACGCTCGACACGCGCTACGGCGGTGACGCCACCGCCGGCGGTGCTGGCCTGGTGCGGGCCAAGACCGGCACGCTGAACACGGTGCTCGCACTGAGCGGCTATGTGGTTGACGCCGATGGCAGGCTCCTGGTCTTTTCCTTCATCGGCAACGGGCTGACGCCCGGGGCTGCGGGGAACAAAGAGGCGCTGGACCGCGCGGCCACCGCACTCGCAGGCTGCGGCTGCCGTTGA
- the hpt gene encoding hypoxanthine phosphoribosyltransferase, with product MDSNDVQADLKHVLYTKEQIQQRITELAEQIDKDYEGREILIVGVLKGAVMVMADLARALHSHISMDWMAVSSYGSGTQSSGVVRILKDLDTDLMGKDVLIVEDIIDSGLTLSWLKTNLESRGTASVEICTAFRKPTAAKVEIDVKYVGYDIPNEFVVGYGLDYAEKYRNLDFVGTLAPHVYE from the coding sequence GTGGATTCAAACGACGTCCAGGCAGACCTCAAGCACGTTCTCTACACCAAGGAACAGATCCAGCAGCGCATCACGGAGCTGGCTGAGCAGATCGACAAGGACTATGAGGGCCGCGAAATCCTCATCGTGGGCGTGCTCAAGGGTGCGGTGATGGTCATGGCGGACCTGGCCCGGGCACTGCACAGCCACATCTCCATGGACTGGATGGCTGTGTCCTCCTACGGCTCGGGCACCCAGTCCTCCGGGGTGGTCCGGATCCTGAAGGACCTGGACACGGACCTGATGGGCAAGGACGTGCTGATCGTCGAGGACATCATCGATTCCGGCCTCACCCTGTCCTGGCTCAAGACCAACCTGGAATCCCGCGGCACCGCGTCCGTGGAGATCTGCACCGCCTTCCGCAAGCCCACGGCCGCCAAGGTCGAGATCGACGTCAAGTACGTCGGCTACGACATCCCCAACGAGTTCGTGGTGGGCTACGGCCTGGACTACGCGGAGAAGTACCGCAACCTGGACTTCGTGGGTACCCTGGCCCCGCACGTCTACGAGTAG